A genomic stretch from Clostridia bacterium includes:
- a CDS encoding Maf family protein, which yields MHQIILASKSPRRVEILKELGMDVIVVPSDIDETLNCIDSPEQIVMDLALRKAKRVIDTGDMPGIVIGADTIVVADGKILGKPDSIEDAYNMIKMLQGRYHNVITGVALIDSDTGRTIVDYQKTKVKIKTLSDSQIIKYLNKEKVFDKAGSYAIQGYGSVIVEKIDGCYFNVVGLPVSKLYDMLKKFGIDMLS from the coding sequence ATGCATCAGATAATACTTGCGTCAAAATCGCCAAGGAGAGTAGAAATACTTAAAGAGCTAGGGATGGATGTTATTGTGGTGCCCAGTGATATTGATGAAACTTTAAATTGCATAGATTCGCCTGAACAAATTGTTATGGATCTAGCCTTAAGGAAGGCGAAGAGAGTTATTGATACAGGCGATATGCCAGGGATTGTCATTGGAGCAGATACAATTGTTGTAGCAGATGGCAAAATTTTAGGTAAACCTGATAGTATAGAGGATGCCTATAATATGATAAAAATGTTACAAGGAAGATATCATAATGTAATCACAGGCGTTGCCTTGATAGATAGTGATACAGGTCGAACAATAGTTGATTACCAGAAAACAAAAGTAAAGATAAAGACATTATCTGATTCACAGATAATAAAATATCTAAACAAAGAAAAGGTATTTGATAAAGCTGGTTCATATGCAATACAAGGTTATGGTTCTGTCATTGTCGAAAAAATAGATGGCTGTTACTTTAATGTAGTTGGTCTACCTGTATCAAAACTATATGATATGTTGAAGAAATTTGGCATTGATATGCTGTCATAA
- the radC gene encoding DNA repair protein RadC, whose amino-acid sequence MGSKQYNLTIREMPKGERPRERLLKYGVKALSDGELLAILLRTGTKNQSAITLAHKLLAKEGGLRYLIDATVEELSTNPGIGLAKASQIKASIELGRRISSMGTEERYSITTPRDAANLLMGEMRHLKKEHFKVIELNIKNQVMGIESVSIGNINTSIAHPREVFSNPIKVGCASIILAHNHPSGDPKPSSADIKVTKRIVEAGKILGIEVLDHIIIGDGIFISLKQKELM is encoded by the coding sequence ATGGGCAGTAAACAGTATAATCTTACAATAAGAGAAATGCCTAAAGGCGAAAGACCTAGAGAAAGACTTCTTAAATATGGTGTTAAGGCTTTATCTGATGGAGAATTGTTGGCTATACTTTTAAGGACAGGGACAAAAAATCAATCCGCTATTACACTGGCTCATAAATTGCTTGCCAAGGAAGGCGGTTTGAGATACCTTATCGATGCTACGGTAGAAGAACTCAGTACAAATCCAGGTATTGGCTTGGCAAAAGCATCACAGATTAAAGCCTCAATAGAGTTAGGGAGAAGAATATCTTCTATGGGCACTGAAGAAAGATACAGCATCACCACCCCTAGAGATGCAGCTAACTTGCTGATGGGTGAAATGCGCCACCTTAAAAAGGAGCATTTTAAAGTAATTGAGTTAAACATCAAAAATCAGGTAATGGGTATAGAGAGCGTTTCAATTGGCAACATAAATACTTCTATAGCACATCCTAGAGAAGTGTTTAGCAATCCTATAAAAGTTGGATGTGCGTCTATAATATTAGCTCATAATCATCCTAGCGGTGATCCTAAGCCAAGTTCAGCAGATATCAAGGTAACCAAGAGGATTGTTGAAGCAGGTAAAATTTTAGGGATAGAGGTATTAGACCATATAATAATTGGAGATGGAATATTTATAAGTTTAAAACAAAAAGAGTTAATGTAA
- a CDS encoding rod shape-determining protein yields MGLLNVFSRDLGIDLGTANTLVHVRGKGIAVREPSVVAIRNDNTREVLAVGQEAKKMIGRTPGNIIAIRPMKDGVIADFDITQEMLKYFIRKASPRKFPIPPRVVVCVPSGVTEVEKRAVEEATRQAGARDAFLIEEPMAAAIGAELPVHEPTGSMVVDIGGGTSEVAIISLGGIVTSMSLRVGGDDMDEAIVYYIKKNYNLMIGERTSEEIKMKIGSAYQIEQQVSLDIRGRDLVTGLPKTLTITSEEVMAALNEPVTRIVDAIKLTLEKTPPELAADIMDRGIMLTGGGALLNGFDALVKSETGMPVNISEYPLDCVALGTGKVLEELDTLKRVLITGRNIG; encoded by the coding sequence ATGGGTCTGTTAAACGTGTTTTCTAGAGATCTAGGGATAGATCTCGGTACAGCTAATACCCTGGTGCATGTCAGAGGGAAAGGTATAGCAGTAAGGGAGCCTTCTGTTGTAGCTATAAGAAATGATAATACCAGGGAAGTTCTTGCAGTAGGGCAAGAGGCCAAAAAGATGATAGGTAGAACGCCGGGGAATATAATTGCAATAAGACCTATGAAAGATGGTGTTATTGCTGATTTTGATATAACACAGGAGATGCTAAAATATTTTATAAGAAAGGCTAGTCCGAGGAAGTTTCCTATCCCTCCACGAGTAGTAGTATGTGTGCCTTCTGGAGTCACTGAAGTGGAAAAAAGGGCAGTAGAAGAAGCAACCAGGCAGGCCGGTGCAAGAGATGCCTTTTTAATAGAAGAACCGATGGCTGCAGCTATTGGTGCAGAACTTCCTGTACATGAGCCAACAGGGAGTATGGTAGTTGATATAGGAGGAGGTACAAGCGAGGTAGCCATTATTTCGCTGGGAGGGATTGTCACTAGCATGTCCTTGAGAGTTGGGGGAGACGATATGGATGAAGCTATCGTTTACTATATTAAAAAGAATTATAACTTGATGATAGGAGAGAGAACCTCCGAGGAAATAAAGATGAAAATAGGTTCAGCCTATCAGATAGAACAACAGGTATCGTTGGATATAAGAGGAAGAGACTTGGTTACTGGACTTCCTAAAACGTTGACTATAACATCAGAAGAAGTTATGGCTGCATTAAACGAGCCGGTGACTAGGATAGTGGATGCAATAAAGTTAACTCTTGAAAAAACTCCTCCCGAACTTGCAGCGGATATTATGGATAGAGGAATAATGCTCACAGGGGGAGGGGCTCTTTTAAACGGATTTGATGCTTTAGTAAAAAGCGAAACTGGAATGCCGGTCAACATATCAGAATATCCTCTAGACTGTGTAGCTCTGGGTACTGGAAAAGTATTGGAAGAATTGGATACGTTAAAAAGAGTTTTAATCACTGGTAGAAACATTGGTTAG
- the mreC gene encoding rod shape-determining protein MreC, whose product MNLPQFFKNKQLISIILITIFLLFLIGYSSTQTGTTSMFEDWIGKVLTPVQGVMYQVSGSIYDFFTSFHTKKELAEENRILKEKVEELESIDREAGNLEQENKRLRELLEFKDDNKSHPVAAARVVGKNPGNWFNVFVINKGTNDGIDVDMAVVNKDGLVGRVVEAGNDFSKVLTIIDARSSVSGVIERTRDNGVVRGNNFLDAGDGLCKMVYLPIESDIVVGDKVITSGIGGIIPKGIVIGEIQEIVKEQDELLKYAILKPEVDFLRIEEVLVVKSEIPKIDAIE is encoded by the coding sequence ATGAATTTGCCCCAATTCTTTAAGAATAAGCAACTTATTTCTATAATTCTTATTACAATCTTTCTTCTTTTTTTAATAGGCTATAGTTCAACTCAAACGGGGACCACTAGTATGTTTGAGGATTGGATAGGGAAAGTGCTTACTCCTGTGCAGGGTGTTATGTACCAGGTAAGTGGTAGCATATATGATTTTTTTACTAGCTTTCATACGAAAAAAGAATTGGCGGAAGAGAATAGGATACTTAAGGAAAAAGTAGAAGAGTTGGAAAGTATAGACAGAGAAGCTGGCAATTTAGAACAGGAGAATAAAAGGCTGAGAGAGTTGTTGGAATTTAAAGATGATAATAAATCTCATCCTGTTGCTGCTGCAAGAGTGGTGGGGAAAAACCCAGGTAATTGGTTCAACGTGTTTGTAATCAATAAAGGTACCAATGACGGTATAGATGTGGATATGGCAGTTGTAAATAAGGATGGATTGGTAGGAAGAGTGGTCGAAGCAGGCAATGATTTTTCTAAGGTTCTTACTATAATAGATGCTAGGAGTTCAGTATCCGGAGTGATAGAGAGAACTAGAGATAATGGTGTGGTAAGAGGGAACAATTTTTTGGATGCTGGAGATGGATTGTGCAAGATGGTGTATCTTCCGATAGAATCGGATATAGTTGTGGGGGATAAGGTTATTACATCTGGAATAGGCGGGATAATACCTAAAGGGATAGTTATTGGAGAAATACAGGAGATTGTAAAAGAACAAGATGAATTATTAAAGTATGCAATATTAAAGCCAGAGGTTGATTTTTTAAGAATAGAAGAAGTACTAGTGG